The following proteins come from a genomic window of Ornithinimicrobium cryptoxanthini:
- a CDS encoding C40 family peptidase codes for MTIRPTGRHRAPSRLTAAGTTITRSAKTTAVVATSGGLLAAAVAPASAASPQGFVEEVAAVVTAKAASEGLLSADQSPLSAVDLLATAMPVMAEPTDLPAVAIAAPKEVETSFGDLGFTGVTPVVEEPEPVVEAAPAAPAEEATQSTSSTTSERTESSASRTNERAAAPAPAAAPAPAAAAAPAPAPAPVSNSGGVLGVAAAYTGIMYSYGGTSPSTGFDCSGYTSFVFAQVGINLPRSAAGQQSYATPVSNPQPGDLVFWGYPAYHVGIYAGNGMVYDSGRPGIPTQLRAVFSGVSGYGRV; via the coding sequence GTGACCATTCGCCCCACCGGTCGCCACCGCGCGCCCAGCCGGCTCACCGCCGCCGGCACCACGATCACCCGCTCGGCCAAGACGACCGCTGTTGTTGCGACCTCTGGCGGCCTCCTGGCCGCCGCTGTGGCGCCCGCCAGCGCGGCCAGCCCGCAGGGCTTCGTCGAGGAGGTCGCTGCCGTCGTGACTGCCAAGGCTGCCAGCGAGGGACTCCTCAGCGCCGACCAGTCGCCGCTGAGCGCAGTTGACCTGCTCGCGACCGCCATGCCCGTCATGGCCGAGCCCACCGACCTTCCGGCCGTCGCGATCGCCGCACCCAAGGAGGTCGAGACCAGCTTCGGCGACCTCGGCTTCACCGGCGTGACCCCGGTCGTCGAAGAGCCCGAGCCCGTGGTTGAGGCCGCTCCGGCCGCCCCCGCTGAGGAGGCGACGCAGTCCACCTCCAGCACGACCTCGGAGCGGACCGAGTCCAGCGCCAGCCGCACCAACGAGCGCGCGGCCGCCCCGGCACCCGCTGCCGCTCCGGCGCCTGCTGCGGCTGCCGCTCCGGCGCCGGCGCCGGCCCCGGTGTCCAACAGCGGTGGCGTGCTGGGCGTCGCGGCGGCCTACACCGGCATCATGTACTCCTACGGCGGGACCAGCCCGAGCACCGGCTTCGACTGCTCTGGCTACACCTCCTTCGTCTTCGCGCAGGTCGGGATCAACCTCCCCCGCAGCGCGGCTGGCCAGCAGTCCTATGCCACCCCGGTGAGCAACCCGCAGCCCGGCGACCTGGTGTTCTGGGGCTACCCGGCCTACCACGTCGGCATCTACGCCGGCAACGGCATGGTCTATGACTCGGGCCGTCCGGGCATCCCGACCCAGCTGCGCGCCGTCTTCAGCGGTGTGAGCGGCTACGGTCGCGTCTGA
- a CDS encoding MFS transporter → MTDAARRATHPARYAVGMFGTSIPINLIKGSMILFYVDLLGLDVRIYGIVMVAYAIIDAIDNPLLGFLSDRTRTRWGRRRPWLLVGAPVLAVGTIALFAVPDSLDGAGLVIWFATFVIICEASDSMLNANYGALLPELFPREKERSVANSLRQGFQLLALVVSLALTPWLTTSVFGTEQTTGGFTITAVLYSVLALAVILYMTLGIREDPQVEDEARPPLLGTIKVILTNPRFWQIGAASACYLSAMGLVLTGVQLYVRYSLGLQVAYAMYLQGVVILATVGFLALWTRVVRTRGAPFTWRLAFVLLALGFIPLYLAHDLLTAILAGLFLGVGYSGMLASNDLVIARVLDEDAAVNGVRREGIFLAAFGFFGRLGGAVVGGALASLGLFFGYYSGDDPGTQADAAWRVYVCVYPMGLAALGAVIAFLTPVPDNVRERVSSSAPRVSPAPGRD, encoded by the coding sequence GTGACCGACGCCGCCCGCCGGGCAACCCACCCGGCCCGCTATGCCGTCGGCATGTTCGGCACCTCGATCCCGATCAACCTGATCAAGGGATCGATGATCCTGTTCTATGTCGACCTGCTCGGCCTGGACGTGCGGATCTACGGCATCGTGATGGTCGCCTACGCGATCATCGACGCGATCGACAACCCGCTGCTCGGCTTCCTGTCCGACCGCACCCGCACCCGCTGGGGCCGGCGCCGTCCGTGGCTGCTCGTCGGCGCCCCCGTGCTGGCCGTCGGCACGATCGCCCTGTTCGCGGTGCCGGACTCGCTCGACGGGGCCGGACTGGTGATCTGGTTCGCCACCTTCGTGATCATCTGCGAGGCCAGCGACTCGATGCTCAACGCCAACTACGGCGCGCTGTTGCCCGAGCTCTTCCCACGGGAGAAAGAGAGGTCGGTGGCCAACTCGTTGCGGCAGGGCTTCCAGCTGCTGGCCCTGGTCGTCTCGCTGGCCCTGACCCCGTGGCTGACGACATCGGTGTTTGGCACGGAGCAGACTACCGGCGGTTTCACCATCACAGCCGTCCTCTACAGCGTGCTCGCCCTGGCGGTGATCCTCTATATGACCCTCGGGATCCGCGAGGACCCGCAGGTCGAGGACGAGGCGCGGCCACCGCTCCTGGGCACCATCAAGGTCATCCTGACCAACCCGAGGTTCTGGCAGATCGGGGCGGCCAGCGCCTGCTATCTCAGCGCCATGGGCCTGGTGCTCACCGGGGTCCAGCTCTATGTCCGCTACTCCCTGGGTCTGCAGGTGGCCTATGCGATGTATCTGCAGGGCGTGGTCATCCTCGCCACGGTCGGGTTCCTCGCACTGTGGACCAGGGTGGTCCGCACCAGGGGAGCACCGTTCACCTGGCGGCTGGCCTTCGTGCTTCTGGCGCTGGGCTTCATCCCGCTCTATCTGGCTCACGACCTGCTGACCGCGATCCTCGCCGGGCTCTTCCTCGGGGTCGGCTACTCCGGGATGCTCGCCAGCAACGACCTGGTCATCGCCCGGGTGCTCGACGAGGACGCTGCCGTCAACGGCGTTCGTCGGGAGGGGATCTTCCTGGCCGCCTTCGGCTTCTTCGGACGGCTCGGCGGTGCGGTCGTGGGTGGTGCGCTGGCCTCGCTCGGTCTCTTCTTCGGCTACTACAGCGGAGACGATCCCGGCACGCAGGCAGACGCAGCCTGGCGGGTCTATGTCTGCGTCTATCCGATGGGACTGGCTGCGCTCGGGGCCGTCATCGCCTTCCTCACCCCGGTGCCGGACAATGTCCGCGAGCGGGTCAGCTCGAGTGCCCCTCGGGTGTCTCCGGCTCCTGGGCGCGACTGA
- a CDS encoding metal-dependent transcriptional regulator, which yields MSDLIDTTEMYLKSILELEEDGVVALRARIAERLDHSGPTVSQTVARMERDGLVVLHDDRTLEFTAHGRRTAVRVMRKHRLAERLLVDVIGLDLPHVHEEACRWEHVMSDQVEQRILAIIDDPRVSPYGNPIPGLAELDPSFGTTGRAAGEHMVDALVGAQELELVVVRIGEPAQVEPEVLALLGEAGVAPGQTVSARVEGERVVVVGAGEGDAAVSLPRAVAAHIFVETV from the coding sequence ATGAGCGATCTGATCGACACCACCGAGATGTATCTGAAGTCCATCCTCGAGCTGGAGGAGGACGGGGTGGTGGCCCTGCGGGCCCGCATCGCCGAGCGGCTGGACCACTCCGGCCCGACCGTCTCGCAGACGGTGGCCCGGATGGAGCGCGACGGGCTCGTAGTCCTGCACGACGACCGGACCCTGGAGTTCACCGCGCATGGTCGGCGCACGGCGGTGCGTGTCATGCGCAAGCACCGCCTGGCCGAGCGGCTCCTGGTGGACGTGATCGGCCTTGACCTGCCGCACGTCCATGAGGAGGCTTGCCGCTGGGAGCACGTCATGAGTGACCAGGTCGAGCAGCGCATCCTGGCGATCATCGACGACCCCCGCGTCTCGCCATACGGCAACCCGATCCCGGGCCTGGCCGAGCTGGACCCGTCGTTCGGCACCACCGGTCGAGCAGCCGGTGAGCACATGGTCGACGCCCTGGTGGGTGCCCAGGAGCTGGAGCTGGTGGTGGTCCGCATCGGGGAGCCGGCTCAGGTGGAGCCTGAGGTGCTCGCGCTGCTGGGTGAGGCGGGCGTGGCACCCGGACAGACCGTCTCGGCCCGGGTCGAGGGGGAGCGGGTCGTGGTCGTCGGGGCCGGGGAGGGTGACGCAGCGGTCTCCCTGCCTCGCGCGGTGGCCGCTCACATCTTCGTCGAGACGGTCTAG
- a CDS encoding 1-acyl-sn-glycerol-3-phosphate acyltransferase has translation MIRRLAARAFWSLSRWKLSTAPAPDRPTVLVGAPHTSNWDFILMLGITWRLDMDIRWLGKHTLFTGWRGPLMRALGGIPVDRSNAGRVVDEVVELVGAGEVFGLVVTPDGTRGGHTRWKSGFYRIARESGMPVTLGYVDRTTMTTGLGPTLEMTGDVTADMDRIRAFYVDKAGFRPDLRVEPRLREETRRV, from the coding sequence ATGATTCGACGCCTTGCGGCTCGCGCCTTCTGGTCGCTCAGCCGCTGGAAACTGTCCACCGCGCCCGCACCGGACCGGCCCACGGTGCTCGTCGGTGCACCCCACACCTCCAACTGGGACTTCATCCTGATGCTGGGCATCACCTGGCGCCTGGACATGGACATCCGGTGGCTGGGCAAGCACACCCTCTTCACCGGCTGGCGTGGTCCGCTGATGCGAGCCCTCGGTGGCATTCCCGTCGACCGGTCGAACGCGGGGCGTGTCGTCGACGAGGTGGTCGAGCTAGTGGGCGCGGGCGAGGTCTTCGGACTCGTGGTCACTCCCGACGGAACCCGTGGGGGACACACGCGTTGGAAGTCCGGTTTCTACCGCATCGCCCGCGAGAGCGGGATGCCGGTGACGCTCGGCTATGTCGACCGCACCACGATGACGACAGGTCTGGGTCCGACCCTGGAGATGACTGGAGATGTCACGGCTGACATGGACCGCATCCGAGCGTTCTATGTCGACAAGGCAGGTTTCCGTCCGGACCTGCGCGTCGAGCCCCGGCTGCGAGAGGAGACTCGACGGGTCTGA
- a CDS encoding hemolysin family protein, with amino-acid sequence MSTGTALLISIILLVLNAFFVAAEFAVVAAKRHRLEERAEGGSKAARSAVNATKELSLMLAGAQLGITLCTLGLGALAEPAVASLLEPLFHQIGIPEAFTHLVAVIIAVSLVVFLHMVVGEMAPKSWAISHPETSAVLLAIPFRAFTWVSRPLLWVLNELANLGLRVIHVQPVDTVSAQHGPGELQLLLAQSHHHGVLPDEEHAMLTGALKLEAETIAEVMFPLELAITVPDTGTAADVESTCRETGRSRLFVTDLAGVITGLVHVRDAVRATASGEVEYAVTDLLQDCATLPSTLPLIDAVHQMREQRAQLALVSGSHGEVVGLISLEDLLEQILGEFDDETDEPDAGQHAEPDRLGEQRTQPAVG; translated from the coding sequence GTGAGCACCGGGACCGCACTGCTCATCAGCATCATCCTCCTGGTGCTCAACGCCTTCTTCGTCGCCGCCGAGTTCGCCGTGGTGGCCGCCAAGCGTCATCGCCTGGAGGAGCGCGCCGAGGGCGGCAGCAAGGCTGCCCGGTCCGCTGTCAATGCGACCAAGGAACTCTCCCTGATGCTGGCAGGGGCTCAGCTCGGCATCACCTTGTGCACCCTGGGTCTGGGCGCGCTCGCCGAGCCCGCCGTCGCGAGCTTGCTCGAGCCCTTGTTCCACCAGATCGGGATCCCAGAGGCGTTCACTCACCTGGTCGCCGTGATCATCGCCGTCTCACTCGTGGTCTTCCTCCACATGGTCGTCGGCGAGATGGCTCCGAAGTCCTGGGCGATCTCCCACCCGGAGACGTCGGCAGTCCTGCTGGCGATCCCCTTCCGTGCCTTCACCTGGGTCAGCCGACCACTCCTCTGGGTCCTCAACGAGCTGGCGAACCTCGGCCTTCGCGTCATCCACGTGCAGCCGGTCGACACTGTCAGTGCCCAGCACGGACCTGGCGAGCTGCAGCTGCTCCTGGCCCAGTCCCACCACCACGGAGTGCTGCCGGACGAGGAGCACGCGATGCTCACCGGGGCCCTCAAGCTGGAGGCGGAGACGATCGCTGAGGTCATGTTCCCGCTGGAGCTGGCGATCACCGTGCCCGACACAGGCACGGCGGCTGACGTCGAGTCAACCTGCCGGGAGACCGGACGTTCCCGGCTGTTCGTCACCGACTTAGCCGGGGTGATCACTGGTCTGGTCCACGTGCGCGATGCGGTCCGCGCGACCGCCTCGGGCGAGGTGGAGTATGCCGTCACGGACCTCTTGCAGGACTGCGCCACTTTGCCATCCACCCTGCCGCTCATCGACGCGGTCCACCAGATGCGCGAGCAGCGCGCTCAGCTGGCCCTGGTGAGTGGTTCGCATGGTGAGGTCGTGGGGCTGATCTCGCTCGAGGACCTGCTGGAACAGATCCTGGGCGAGTTCGATGACGAGACGGATGAGCCGGACGCGGGTCAGCACGCAGAACCGGACCGTCTCGGGGAGCAGCGCACGCAGCCCGCTGTCGGCTGA
- the pdxH gene encoding pyridoxamine 5'-phosphate oxidase: protein MTKGDHHETGRLEYVGEGLSEGELAPTPFQQVSRWVEEARARQREVGDVPEPDALSVATVDDDGPDVRTVLMRFLDPRGPGFVTNLTSTKGRQITARPQLAASLTWPTMFRAIRFRGTAELLGRAEVEDYFSARPWGARISAWASHQSQPVAGRAQLEAAYREYAVRFPDRGRPDDVPVPEQWGGVRLRPHRVELWGGRINRLHDRLVFTRTGDGDLDDASSWSLSRLQP from the coding sequence GTGACCAAAGGCGACCACCACGAGACCGGACGGCTCGAGTATGTCGGGGAGGGACTGAGCGAGGGTGAGCTCGCCCCCACCCCGTTCCAGCAGGTCAGCCGGTGGGTCGAGGAGGCGCGCGCCCGCCAGCGGGAGGTGGGGGACGTCCCCGAGCCGGACGCGTTGTCGGTCGCCACGGTCGACGATGACGGGCCGGACGTGCGGACCGTGCTGATGCGCTTCCTGGACCCGCGCGGTCCAGGCTTCGTGACCAACCTGACCTCGACGAAGGGGCGGCAGATCACGGCGCGCCCGCAACTCGCGGCGAGCCTGACCTGGCCCACGATGTTCCGTGCCATTAGGTTCCGCGGCACCGCCGAGCTGCTGGGCCGCGCGGAGGTGGAGGACTACTTCAGCGCCCGGCCGTGGGGGGCGCGGATCAGCGCGTGGGCCTCGCACCAGTCACAGCCGGTGGCCGGCCGGGCCCAGCTCGAGGCGGCCTACCGGGAGTATGCCGTCCGCTTCCCGGACCGAGGGCGCCCAGATGACGTCCCGGTGCCGGAGCAGTGGGGCGGGGTCCGGCTGCGCCCGCACCGGGTGGAGCTCTGGGGTGGGCGGATCAACCGGCTGCATGACCGGCTGGTCTTCACCCGCACGGGCGACGGCGACCTGGACGACGCCTCGTCGTGGTCACTCAGCCGACTGCAGCCGTGA
- a CDS encoding DUF305 domain-containing protein, which produces MTSRPTDTTPSDTSGEATRSVTLIAGTAILALLVGTLLGWLVFADSTPGDDSVEAGFARDMTEHHAQAVEMSLQVIHTTDDQDIRTLATDIASTQGNQMGQMEGWIRTWDLPMAASGERMAWMADVEGYDDHSMAEHHATGAMMPGMATPAQMEELRSLEGEAADILYLQLMTTHHIAGIDMAQAALDAGVEDEVQRLSAAMVNGQEAEIALMTDMLHARDAQTLEESGEDADH; this is translated from the coding sequence GTGACAAGCCGCCCCACCGACACCACACCCAGCGACACCAGCGGTGAGGCCACCCGCAGCGTCACGCTCATCGCGGGCACCGCGATCCTGGCCCTGCTCGTGGGCACGCTCCTGGGGTGGCTCGTCTTTGCCGACTCCACCCCGGGGGACGACAGCGTCGAGGCGGGCTTCGCCCGCGACATGACCGAGCACCACGCCCAGGCGGTCGAGATGTCGCTGCAGGTGATCCACACCACCGACGACCAGGACATCCGCACCCTGGCCACGGACATCGCGTCCACCCAGGGCAACCAGATGGGCCAGATGGAGGGCTGGATCCGCACCTGGGACCTGCCGATGGCCGCGAGCGGCGAGCGCATGGCCTGGATGGCTGACGTCGAGGGCTATGACGACCACTCCATGGCCGAGCACCACGCGACGGGGGCCATGATGCCCGGCATGGCGACCCCGGCCCAGATGGAGGAGCTGCGCTCGCTGGAGGGCGAGGCGGCAGACATCCTCTATCTGCAGCTGATGACCACACACCACATCGCTGGCATCGACATGGCCCAGGCCGCGCTCGATGCCGGCGTGGAGGATGAGGTCCAACGGCTGTCCGCAGCCATGGTCAACGGCCAGGAGGCCGAGATCGCGCTGATGACCGACATGCTGCACGCCCGTGATGCACAGACCCTCGAGGAGTCAGGCGAGGACGCCGACCACTGA
- a CDS encoding metallophosphoesterase family protein: protein MTRFLHTADWQIGMTRHFLQGEAQARFAVARIDAIIRLGAVAREQGCEFVVVCGDVFETNQPSRQTVGRTLEALATIPVPVYLLPGNHDPLGPVTVYRSPQFLKDCPEHVHVLSSSDPVAVAEGVELIPAPWSGKHPDHDLVGAAVAAALDGPDARDTVRIVVGHGAVDALDPDRANRAAIALAPLERELAAGRIHYVALGDRHSRTSVGDSGAVWFSGAVEVTAHRETSPGDVLVVDVEQGQAPLVTPHHVGTWAFRTLHRELSTGSDVASLARELAALPDKDRTVVRLALRGQLGVADHADLTDLFADQGEVFASLYLWERHTTLSCTADGAELGALGLGGFLSAAAEEMRSLALAPVPATAQADCGQDGSEQRAAEAVGGLVSAVDAAFATDDHAGGDSGLDDDAEAAGDATDLLTWEFVPQDQPDSRSATEALELLYRLSGEVTR, encoded by the coding sequence ATGACCCGGTTCTTGCACACCGCCGACTGGCAGATCGGCATGACCCGCCACTTCCTGCAGGGGGAGGCGCAGGCACGGTTCGCGGTCGCGCGCATCGACGCGATCATCCGCCTCGGCGCTGTGGCGCGCGAGCAGGGCTGCGAGTTCGTCGTGGTCTGTGGAGACGTCTTCGAGACAAACCAGCCGTCCCGGCAGACGGTCGGGCGCACGCTGGAGGCACTCGCCACGATCCCGGTGCCGGTCTACCTGCTGCCGGGCAACCATGACCCGCTCGGCCCCGTGACGGTCTATCGCAGCCCCCAGTTCCTTAAGGACTGCCCGGAGCACGTGCACGTCCTGTCCAGCTCGGACCCGGTGGCGGTGGCCGAGGGCGTCGAGCTGATCCCTGCCCCCTGGTCAGGCAAGCACCCGGATCATGACCTCGTGGGCGCGGCTGTCGCCGCCGCGCTCGACGGCCCTGATGCCCGTGACACCGTGCGGATTGTCGTGGGGCACGGTGCTGTCGACGCGTTGGATCCGGATCGGGCCAACCGCGCTGCCATCGCGCTCGCCCCGCTGGAGCGGGAGCTCGCAGCCGGTCGCATCCACTACGTCGCGCTGGGTGACCGGCACTCGCGCACGAGCGTCGGTGACAGCGGTGCGGTCTGGTTCAGCGGGGCCGTCGAGGTGACGGCTCACCGTGAGACGTCACCGGGTGACGTGCTCGTGGTGGACGTCGAGCAGGGGCAGGCACCGTTGGTCACGCCCCACCACGTGGGCACCTGGGCATTTCGGACCCTGCACCGCGAGCTGTCGACTGGCTCCGACGTGGCGTCCCTGGCCCGGGAGCTGGCTGCCCTTCCCGACAAGGACCGCACTGTGGTGCGGTTGGCGCTGCGTGGCCAGCTCGGGGTCGCTGACCACGCGGACCTGACCGACCTGTTTGCTGACCAGGGCGAGGTCTTCGCCAGCCTCTACCTCTGGGAGAGGCACACGACGCTGTCCTGCACCGCCGACGGGGCAGAGCTGGGAGCGCTCGGGCTCGGCGGCTTCCTCAGCGCGGCGGCGGAGGAGATGCGTTCCCTGGCCCTGGCTCCCGTCCCTGCTACCGCTCAGGCTGACTGCGGACAGGACGGCTCTGAGCAGCGAGCTGCTGAGGCCGTCGGTGGTCTTGTCAGTGCGGTTGACGCGGCGTTCGCGACCGACGATCACGCAGGCGGCGACTCAGGACTCGACGACGATGCCGAGGCAGCTGGTGACGCGACCGACCTGCTCACCTGGGAGTTCGTGCCCCAGGACCAACCAGACAGTCGCAGCGCGACCGAGGCCCTCGAGCTGCTCTACCGACTGTCTGGCGAGGTGACGCGGTGA
- a CDS encoding DUF3105 domain-containing protein, protein MARPDQTKPKNTSQRGKKAQGNKGNANDRQARVAQIQKQAKSSERRSLSAIWIGLGLVLVLIVGMVTWAVIDQNNNRPGMGAVVTYDELDDPSDDLGRNHVETRVEYQQNPPVGGDHNKAWLNCGIYEEPVPNHHAVHSLEHGAIWLTYQPGVSEGDLSELRDLASQPFVILSPNEGQEHPVMATAWGRQLGVESGDDTRLVQFIRDWRQGPQTPEPGAVCTGGTSVDLVGG, encoded by the coding sequence ATGGCCCGGCCTGACCAGACCAAACCCAAGAACACGTCCCAGCGCGGCAAGAAGGCCCAGGGCAACAAGGGCAACGCCAACGACCGGCAGGCCCGGGTAGCCCAGATCCAGAAGCAGGCCAAGTCGAGCGAACGCCGCAGCCTCTCGGCGATCTGGATCGGGCTCGGCCTCGTGCTCGTGCTCATCGTCGGCATGGTCACTTGGGCGGTCATCGACCAGAACAACAACCGCCCGGGCATGGGCGCGGTCGTGACCTATGACGAGCTGGACGACCCATCCGACGACCTGGGTCGCAACCACGTCGAGACCAGGGTGGAGTACCAGCAGAATCCCCCCGTCGGCGGCGACCACAACAAGGCCTGGCTCAACTGCGGCATCTATGAGGAGCCGGTGCCCAACCACCACGCCGTCCACTCGTTGGAGCACGGTGCCATCTGGCTGACCTACCAGCCGGGCGTCTCCGAGGGCGACCTGTCCGAGCTGCGTGACCTGGCTTCGCAGCCCTTCGTGATCCTGTCCCCGAACGAAGGTCAGGAGCACCCCGTCATGGCGACGGCATGGGGCCGTCAGCTGGGCGTGGAGTCCGGTGACGACACGCGGCTCGTGCAGTTCATCCGCGACTGGCGGCAGGGCCCGCAGACGCCGGAGCCGGGTGCCGTCTGCACCGGCGGCACCAGCGTCGACCTGGTCGGGGGCTGA
- a CDS encoding hemolysin family protein: protein MLIASGLLVILVLTVATGYFVAQEFAYVAVDRGQLQKLADEGDHAAQRALKVTSRLSFTLSGAQFGITLTALMVGFAGEPLLGRGLANWMGFTNLSPAATTSLSIAITLIFATGVQMVLGELGPKNWAIAQPVRLARSLSRSTLIYLAIAGPIINLFDKASNRLLRAVGIEPLEELPQGATPEELHRIISEAHTGGLLDEDLSRLLGRGLAFRKHVAEEVMTPRIDVETVQADETTGRVLELLETGHSRFPVIGRDIDDIVGVIGLHELLEVPAHERASASVREWASEALIIPESLPLPRVLEQMRQSHRQIAVVVDEYGGFAGVITFEDVAEEVVGEIWDEGDVEEELIEEHPDGTWEIPARLRLDEVRAMTGVGLPEHEDYDTVSGLIMDRLGRTAEAGESLEVVWEDRDEEGDPAVHRIQLDVVTVQRFVPDLVRLHAPAIQPGSLADEMAAAVDEVAP from the coding sequence GTGCTGATCGCCAGCGGCCTGCTCGTCATCCTTGTCCTGACCGTCGCGACCGGCTATTTCGTCGCGCAGGAGTTCGCCTACGTCGCCGTCGACCGTGGCCAGCTGCAGAAGCTCGCCGACGAGGGCGACCACGCTGCCCAGCGCGCGCTCAAGGTCACCTCCCGACTGTCTTTCACCCTCTCCGGCGCCCAGTTCGGCATCACGCTGACTGCGCTCATGGTCGGCTTCGCCGGCGAGCCGTTGCTCGGTCGGGGGCTCGCCAACTGGATGGGATTCACCAACCTGTCCCCCGCGGCGACGACCTCACTGTCGATCGCCATCACCCTCATCTTCGCGACGGGCGTGCAGATGGTGCTCGGCGAGCTCGGTCCCAAGAACTGGGCGATCGCCCAGCCGGTCCGCCTGGCGCGGAGCCTCTCCCGCTCCACCCTGATCTATCTGGCCATCGCCGGCCCCATCATCAACCTGTTCGACAAGGCCTCCAACCGCCTCCTTCGCGCTGTCGGGATCGAACCGCTGGAGGAGCTGCCGCAGGGAGCCACCCCGGAGGAGCTGCACCGCATCATCAGCGAGGCCCACACCGGCGGTCTGCTGGACGAGGACCTGTCCCGCCTGCTCGGTCGCGGTCTCGCTTTCCGCAAGCACGTGGCTGAGGAGGTCATGACGCCGCGGATCGACGTCGAGACGGTTCAGGCCGATGAGACCACCGGGCGGGTGTTGGAGCTGCTCGAGACGGGTCACTCCCGCTTCCCGGTCATCGGCCGCGACATCGACGACATCGTGGGCGTCATCGGTCTGCACGAGCTGCTCGAGGTCCCGGCCCACGAGCGGGCTAGCGCCAGCGTGCGCGAGTGGGCCAGCGAGGCGCTGATCATCCCCGAGAGTCTGCCCCTGCCTCGCGTCCTGGAGCAGATGCGCCAGTCACACCGCCAGATCGCCGTCGTGGTCGACGAATACGGCGGCTTCGCCGGAGTCATCACCTTCGAGGACGTGGCCGAGGAGGTCGTCGGTGAGATCTGGGACGAGGGTGACGTCGAGGAGGAGCTCATCGAGGAGCACCCGGACGGCACCTGGGAGATCCCCGCACGGTTGCGCCTGGACGAGGTCCGTGCGATGACCGGCGTGGGGCTGCCGGAGCACGAGGACTATGACACCGTCTCCGGCCTGATCATGGATCGGCTCGGCCGCACCGCCGAGGCCGGCGAGAGCCTCGAGGTCGTCTGGGAAGACCGCGACGAGGAGGGTGACCCGGCCGTTCACCGCATCCAGCTTGATGTGGTGACGGTGCAGCGCTTCGTCCCCGACCTCGTCCGACTCCATGCACCAGCCATCCAGCCCGGGTCGCTCGCCGACGAGATGGCAGCCGCCGTTGACGAGGTGGCGCCGTGA